In Flexibacter flexilis DSM 6793, one DNA window encodes the following:
- the rnhA gene encoding ribonuclease HI: METEEIIPEVNIYADGGAEPNPGKGGFGVIMTYKEHKKEFSQGYLLTTNNRMELMGVIFALERLKKPSIVNVYTDSQYVVNGIEKGWAEKWKSNNWYRKRNAKAINYDLWDKLLNLISNNQKVTFNWVKGHAGHKENERCDELANWALNSKNLLEDVGYESEKEEVYIPTHSEQEKHQNRKRKVLNEGDNCRKCNTQVIKKDTKRKELKPNQEYYFDYYLLCPTCKTMYMVEEAKKFVNDNKSRLFT; the protein is encoded by the coding sequence ATGGAAACAGAAGAAATAATCCCAGAAGTAAATATTTACGCAGACGGAGGTGCTGAACCAAATCCAGGAAAAGGTGGATTTGGTGTAATAATGACATATAAAGAACACAAAAAAGAATTTAGCCAAGGTTACTTGCTAACGACAAATAACCGTATGGAACTAATGGGTGTTATATTCGCTTTGGAAAGGTTGAAAAAACCTTCAATTGTAAATGTTTACACAGACTCTCAATATGTTGTGAACGGAATTGAAAAAGGTTGGGCGGAAAAATGGAAATCAAACAATTGGTACAGGAAAAGGAATGCGAAAGCCATCAACTATGACTTATGGGATAAATTATTAAACTTGATTTCAAACAACCAAAAGGTAACTTTTAATTGGGTAAAAGGTCATGCAGGGCATAAAGAAAATGAGAGATGTGATGAATTGGCTAATTGGGCATTGAATAGCAAAAATTTGTTAGAAGATGTTGGGTATGAATCAGAGAAAGAGGAAGTTTATATTCCCACTCACTCAGAGCAAGAAAAGCATCAAAATCGCAAAAGAAAAGTTCTAAATGAAGGCGATAATTGCAGAAAATGTAATACCCAAGTAATAAAAAAGGATACCAAAAGGAAAGAGCTAAAACCAAACCAAGAATATTACTTTGACTATTATTTGTTGTGTCCAACTTGTAAGACAATGTATATGGTCGAAGAAGCAAAAAAGTTTGTAAACGACAATAAAAGCAGATTGTTTACATAA
- a CDS encoding helicase-related protein, translating into MKDLYAFHAVVGYFRSSGYFALEPYLQNITDIKILVGINVDAMFAESQRKGLLYFGDEQRTKDEFLKWFVQDIREAKYSSEVEKGILKFVNDLIDGKIEVRAHNSSAIHAKFYLFLPENHSVHSDGWVIMGSSNLTEAGLGIKKSPNYELNIALKDYDDVAFTKQEFLTLWEQSTPILPADIHSFKQKTHVGQKFSPYELYIKFLIEYFDKNIDYDPDTVGDLPRNYKKLSYQVDAVNEGFQMLMEHNGFFLSDVVGLGKTVIAAMIAKRFLIANGSLNTKILVVYPPALEKNWKNTFGLFKLDKHTKFITNGRLEKIAEGNDINYWAKEDYDLVLVDEAHRYRNHTSQAFAMLQRICKAPRNGEGLVTGNKKKVILISATPLNNRPQDLYYQLLLFQDARRSTLPITNLQGFFAPIIREFWKIMQHDKPDIERIRELYSEIREKIISQITVRRTRKHLEKYPKYIEDLTEQGIKFPDIAAPKPKIYTLDAKLSKLFYHTIFYLTDEDKIQFYRYQAIRFLSDEQLEICGYTQAERFSKSLAGIIKTLLIKRLESSFTAFKKTLNNLLISTGRMIEMFENDKVFIAPDLGVNELQDKGLTESQIESIILDYSIINPKNNVFNKKDFVERQISKKNPVFVEILDGLKKDYALLQELVKAWSKVDTDPKLDTFLATLKDELLDKQINPTGKLVIFTESTDTANYLTEKVEAFLGTKILNVSSNNRNKIFEIILENFDANYIGERKDDYDIIITTDVLAEGVNLHRANVIVNYDTPWNATRLMQRIGRVNRIGSVAGVIYNYNFYPSQQGDEEIKLYRNALVKLQGFHTAFGEDAQIYTHEELLEQFELFKEGLPDDEDKRLYYLRVIREFKDKNPKEFKRIKAFPLKARTARKEEYAQKSQAQQSTVVFLKSVYKTEFYQINDKAQVKPLTFLEAAQIFEAKTSEPAFDLPESHYKHVQAALLSFEQDFLSASTEKVTSTDKADANTKQALKFLRDFKGITHQATVKEVCQTLQPIVEAGTYTPLANELKKISQKLFNKREITTSQADNLLIALAQKYDALNTDEENNAQTSIVEANISPEIVLSETFID; encoded by the coding sequence ATGAAAGATTTATATGCCTTTCATGCAGTGGTAGGCTATTTTAGGTCGTCGGGATATTTTGCATTAGAACCTTATTTGCAGAATATTACAGATATAAAAATATTGGTTGGTATCAATGTAGATGCGATGTTTGCCGAATCTCAACGTAAAGGATTATTGTATTTTGGCGATGAGCAAAGAACCAAAGATGAGTTTTTGAAGTGGTTTGTTCAAGACATAAGAGAAGCAAAATATTCCTCAGAAGTTGAAAAAGGTATTTTAAAGTTTGTGAATGACCTCATTGATGGAAAAATTGAGGTGCGAGCGCATAATTCCAGTGCTATACACGCCAAATTTTATTTGTTTCTGCCAGAAAATCATTCGGTACACTCTGACGGCTGGGTAATTATGGGGTCTTCCAACCTGACAGAAGCAGGGCTTGGAATAAAGAAATCGCCTAATTATGAGCTAAATATCGCGCTGAAAGACTACGATGACGTAGCGTTTACCAAACAAGAGTTCCTTACACTTTGGGAGCAATCTACTCCTATCTTACCCGCAGATATACACAGCTTTAAACAAAAAACACACGTAGGACAAAAATTTTCGCCCTATGAACTGTACATAAAGTTTCTGATAGAATACTTTGATAAAAATATAGATTACGACCCCGACACTGTAGGCGATTTGCCTCGAAATTACAAGAAATTATCGTATCAGGTTGATGCAGTAAATGAAGGTTTTCAGATGCTTATGGAGCATAACGGGTTTTTCTTGTCCGACGTTGTGGGCTTAGGAAAAACCGTGATTGCTGCTATGATTGCCAAGCGATTTTTAATTGCCAACGGCTCACTAAATACCAAGATTCTTGTAGTATATCCACCAGCACTAGAAAAAAACTGGAAAAATACATTCGGCTTATTTAAACTTGACAAACATACCAAATTTATTACGAACGGAAGACTTGAAAAAATAGCAGAAGGCAACGACATTAATTATTGGGCAAAGGAAGATTACGACTTAGTTTTGGTAGATGAAGCACATCGCTACCGAAATCATACCTCACAAGCATTTGCTATGCTCCAAAGAATTTGTAAGGCTCCAAGAAACGGGGAAGGTCTTGTAACTGGCAATAAGAAAAAGGTAATTCTCATCTCAGCAACACCGCTCAATAACAGACCGCAAGATTTATATTATCAATTGCTTTTATTCCAAGATGCAAGGCGCAGCACGTTGCCCATAACAAATTTACAAGGCTTTTTTGCCCCAATTATTCGGGAGTTTTGGAAAATTATGCAGCATGACAAACCTGATATTGAAAGAATACGAGAGTTGTATTCAGAAATACGCGAAAAGATAATTTCGCAGATTACCGTAAGGCGTACTCGCAAGCACCTAGAAAAGTACCCTAAATACATAGAGGACTTAACCGAGCAGGGAATTAAGTTTCCCGACATAGCTGCCCCTAAACCCAAAATTTATACCCTAGATGCCAAGTTAAGTAAGCTATTTTATCATACAATTTTTTACTTGACAGACGAAGATAAAATTCAGTTTTATAGATACCAAGCCATACGGTTTTTATCCGATGAACAGTTGGAAATTTGTGGCTACACGCAAGCTGAAAGATTTTCAAAATCTTTGGCTGGTATTATAAAAACGCTTCTGATAAAAAGACTAGAAAGCAGCTTCACTGCGTTTAAGAAAACGCTTAATAATCTCCTCATCTCCACAGGGCGAATGATTGAGATGTTTGAAAATGATAAAGTGTTCATTGCGCCAGACTTAGGAGTCAATGAATTACAGGACAAAGGTTTAACCGAAAGTCAAATTGAATCTATCATTTTAGACTACAGTATTATCAATCCCAAAAACAATGTCTTTAATAAAAAAGATTTTGTTGAAAGGCAAATCAGTAAAAAAAATCCTGTATTTGTCGAGATTTTAGATGGCTTGAAAAAAGACTATGCCTTATTGCAAGAATTAGTAAAGGCATGGAGCAAGGTAGATACTGACCCAAAACTTGACACTTTTCTTGCAACGTTAAAAGACGAACTACTTGATAAACAGATAAACCCGACAGGAAAGCTGGTGATTTTTACCGAAAGTACCGACACTGCCAACTACCTGACAGAAAAGGTAGAAGCGTTTTTAGGGACTAAAATCTTGAATGTGTCGAGTAATAATCGGAACAAAATTTTTGAGATAATACTCGAAAATTTTGATGCCAATTATATTGGGGAGAGAAAAGACGACTACGACATTATCATCACTACCGATGTGCTGGCCGAAGGTGTAAACCTACACCGCGCCAATGTGATTGTTAATTACGATACCCCTTGGAACGCCACAAGGCTCATGCAGCGTATTGGGCGAGTAAACAGAATTGGTAGTGTTGCGGGCGTTATCTACAATTACAATTTCTACCCATCGCAGCAAGGTGACGAGGAAATAAAATTGTATAGGAATGCGCTCGTAAAGTTGCAAGGTTTTCATACTGCCTTTGGCGAAGACGCACAAATTTATACGCACGAAGAATTGCTCGAACAATTTGAGTTATTTAAGGAAGGTTTGCCCGACGACGAAGACAAAAGGCTTTATTATTTGCGCGTTATCAGAGAGTTTAAAGACAAAAACCCAAAAGAATTTAAACGAATAAAGGCATTCCCGCTTAAAGCCAGAACAGCCCGAAAAGAAGAGTATGCACAAAAAAGTCAGGCACAACAATCTACTGTAGTATTCCTTAAATCGGTTTACAAAACAGAATTTTACCAAATAAACGACAAAGCACAAGTAAAACCACTTACTTTTTTGGAGGCTGCACAAATTTTTGAAGCCAAGACCTCAGAGCCAGCTTTCGACCTGCCAGAAAGCCACTATAAACACGTACAAGCCGCTTTACTCTCTTTTGAACAAGATTTTCTGAGTGCAAGCACAGAAAAAGTAACTTCTACCGACAAAGCTGATGCCAACACCAAACAAGCACTCAAATTTTTGCGTGATTTTAAAGGCATTACACACCAAGCTACTGTAAAAGAAGTTTGTCAAACCTTGCAACCAATAGTAGAGGCTGGCACTTATACGCCATTGGCTAACGAACTGAAAAAAATCAGTCAAAAATTGTTTAACAAACGAGAAATTACTACATCGCAGGCTGATAATTTGCTCATTGCTCTCGCTCAAAAATACGATGCACTCAACACCGACGAAGAAAATAATGCGCAAACAAGCATTGTAGAAGCCAATATTTCACCAGAAATTGTACTATCAGAAACCTTTATTGATTAA